A genomic region of Lycorma delicatula isolate Av1 chromosome 4, ASM4794821v1, whole genome shotgun sequence contains the following coding sequences:
- the LOC142323828 gene encoding uncharacterized protein LOC142323828, whose protein sequence is MLSVRNHSCNLYLRLLCIIILLNLFYLKLIHSECNYKEERLNLKFSNINYSTEEQPTFSAAGLVESNELHFKIKDFPTSFGQIEFFADSIFDFHITDVDKDELYSVIMMQQGSYGRLEPDGYVRLKWFVSNIPGEELKMGKKHWTGMILTEFEPIKIRPTYEFNILWVYQHVDNHTLLEEPIEDRTKFVLQNYYDFLCSRPVVEIVFYQQSYMDQVLKDIHSAKKQVN, encoded by the exons atgttatctgTTAGGAATCATTCTTGTAATCTGTATTTGAG GTTACTAtgcataataatattactaaaccttttttatttaaaacttatacattcagaatgtaattataaagaggaaagattaaatttaaaatttagcaaTATTAACTACTCAACAGAAGAGCAACCAACATTCTCAGCAGCTGGATTAGTTGAATCAAatgaattgcattttaaaataaaggattttcCAACATCATTTGGACAAATTGAGTTCTTTGCAGATTCTATTTTTGACTTTCATATAACTGATGTTGATAAA gatgaaTTATATTCAGTAATTATGATGCAGCAAGGAAGTTATGGACGCCTAGAACCAGACGGTTATGTGAGGTTAAAATGGTTTGTTTCAAATATACCT GGAGAGGaattgaaaatggggaaaaaacaCTGGACTGGTATGATACTAAcag aaTTTGAACCAATAAAGATCCGTCCTACATATGAATTTAACATATTATGGGTATATCAACATGTTGATAATCATACATTACTAGAAGAACCAATAGAAGACAGAACAAAATTTGtattacagaattattatgattttttatgttcAAGACCAGTAGTAGAGATTGTGTTTTATCAACAATCTTATATGGATCAAGTATTAAAAGATATACATTCTgcaaaaaaacaagttaattaa